A portion of the Chromobacterium sp. IIBBL 290-4 genome contains these proteins:
- a CDS encoding Spy/CpxP family protein refolding chaperone, with protein sequence MTKLFKPLLVAGLLLLGSAAAYADDAPAPAVAPAHKGWHMDPAKMEAMRAKHLQMLHDKLKIQPQQEAAWQTFTASMKHEKMAKPAMDDKATAPERMEQMMQRHQAEMQKHLDALKAFYAQLTPEQQKIMDHMHGPRGKMDHRGRPEGAPPANG encoded by the coding sequence ATGACCAAGCTGTTCAAGCCCCTACTCGTCGCCGGCCTGCTGCTCCTAGGCTCCGCCGCTGCGTACGCCGACGATGCCCCCGCCCCCGCCGTCGCCCCGGCGCACAAGGGCTGGCACATGGATCCGGCCAAGATGGAGGCGATGCGCGCCAAGCATTTGCAGATGTTGCATGACAAGCTGAAAATCCAGCCGCAACAGGAAGCCGCCTGGCAAACCTTCACCGCCTCGATGAAGCATGAAAAGATGGCCAAACCGGCGATGGACGACAAAGCCACCGCGCCGGAGCGGATGGAACAGATGATGCAACGCCATCAAGCCGAAATGCAGAAGCATCTGGACGCGCTGAAAGCCTTCTATGCCCAGCTGACGCCGGAGCAACAGAAGATCATGGACCATATGCATGGCCCGCGCGGCAAAATGGACCATCGCGGCAGGCCTGAAGGCGCGCCGCCGGCTAACGGTTAA
- the gstA gene encoding glutathione transferase GstA codes for MKLYLTPGACSLAPHIALHASGLPFATEAVDLHASPRTTAGGVDFSTLNPKGYVPVLQLDNGELLTEGAAILQYIADQVPDKALAPANGTLPRYRLQEWLNYIAMEVHKNFMPMWFAKTDQAKDEIWARLQPRYALLQQQLEKTPYLLGDQFTVADAYLFAILSWPQYVQRSLADYPALLSFLRRAEELPAVRQALQAEEAMN; via the coding sequence ATGAAACTGTATCTCACCCCCGGCGCCTGCTCGCTGGCCCCGCATATCGCGCTGCACGCCAGCGGCCTGCCGTTCGCCACGGAGGCGGTCGATCTGCATGCTTCGCCGCGCACGACCGCCGGCGGCGTCGATTTTTCCACCCTCAATCCCAAGGGCTATGTGCCGGTGCTGCAACTGGATAATGGAGAGCTGCTGACCGAAGGCGCGGCCATCCTGCAGTACATCGCCGACCAAGTTCCGGACAAGGCGCTGGCGCCGGCCAATGGCACGCTGCCGCGCTATCGTCTGCAGGAGTGGCTGAATTACATAGCCATGGAAGTGCACAAGAATTTCATGCCGATGTGGTTCGCCAAGACCGACCAAGCCAAGGACGAGATCTGGGCCCGCTTGCAGCCGCGCTACGCGCTGCTGCAGCAACAGCTGGAGAAAACGCCTTATCTGCTGGGCGACCAATTCACCGTGGCGGACGCCTATCTGTTCGCAATCTTGTCTTGGCCGCAATATGTGCAGCGCTCCCTGGCCGATTACCCGGCCTTGCTGAGCTTCCTGCGACGCGCCGAAGAACTGCCGGCGGTGCGGCAGGCGCTGCAAGCGGAAGAGGCGATGAATTAA
- a CDS encoding TerB family tellurite resistance protein gives MFNSVNRQYPIDNCGVATGLNYSELGYGGQEAAMAEAGWWGWGQQWWDYWTDAAQRGLLFFDVLRERGDTYLEHQASGHPPVLVFDYDIIVDGRELERPVNYALAAIRPPEDCPAADPAKRPFVVIDPRAGHGPGIGGFKMDSEIGIALRQGHPCYFVMFFPVPVEGQTIECVWNAEKAFLRKVGELHPGNAGKPFVIGNCQGGWALAMVAASAPELVGPILLAGSPLSYWAGVAGKNPMRYQGGMLGGTWTASLAGDLGHGQFDGAQLVGNFEQLDPANTYWKKGYHLYSHIDQERGRFLEFERWWGGHYLLNKGEMEWISQNLFVGNRLSRGEVYLEDGQTRIDLRQIRSPIIVFASWGDNITPPQQALYWIADLYKDVEDIRNNEQTIVYCLHEQIGHLGIFVSAGVANKEHSELASALDLIDVLPPGLYEAVITDTYPETPGLQYLQGRYLIRFEPREVADVLALGDGRDGEKAFQVVKRVAEINQQLYDCFISPWVKTFSTPQTAHWLRESHFSRAERSWFSSNNPWLFALPDWAAKVRAARQPLDKANPFWQWQETVSGWTASVLDGWRDQRDALKEMTFRAVYDAPLTAAMVGLSPSRPYVVRNQQAGWERLEMQRLKRKELEQFYSEGGAVDGFLRLLIYVAIGNGVVDVRPFNAIRRVMQDTGLGEELTLEAFKQAVRRQTWLVRNDEKRALATIRDLLPGEQQREMALELVMLLLAAAGPISVEKQQRLGRVALAMGVAKQKPDPGELYHAKPVEPPEAPAPSPAKRAPRKRKSSS, from the coding sequence ATGTTCAATTCTGTTAACCGGCAATACCCTATTGATAATTGCGGCGTCGCAACAGGCCTGAACTACAGTGAATTAGGATACGGCGGACAGGAGGCGGCGATGGCGGAAGCGGGATGGTGGGGCTGGGGACAGCAGTGGTGGGACTACTGGACCGACGCCGCGCAGCGCGGCCTGCTGTTTTTCGACGTGCTGCGCGAGCGCGGCGACACCTATCTGGAGCATCAGGCTTCCGGCCATCCGCCGGTGCTGGTGTTCGACTACGACATCATCGTCGACGGCCGCGAACTGGAGCGGCCGGTCAACTACGCCTTGGCCGCCATCCGGCCGCCTGAGGATTGCCCGGCGGCCGACCCGGCCAAGCGCCCCTTCGTGGTGATCGATCCGCGCGCCGGCCACGGGCCGGGGATAGGCGGCTTCAAGATGGACAGCGAAATCGGCATCGCTCTGCGCCAGGGCCATCCTTGCTATTTCGTGATGTTCTTTCCGGTGCCGGTGGAGGGGCAGACCATAGAGTGCGTCTGGAACGCCGAGAAGGCGTTTTTGCGCAAGGTGGGCGAGCTGCATCCGGGCAACGCCGGCAAGCCTTTCGTCATCGGCAACTGCCAGGGCGGCTGGGCGCTGGCCATGGTGGCGGCGTCGGCGCCGGAACTGGTGGGGCCTATCCTGCTGGCCGGCTCGCCGCTGTCGTATTGGGCCGGCGTGGCCGGCAAGAACCCGATGCGCTATCAGGGCGGCATGCTGGGCGGCACCTGGACTGCCTCGCTGGCCGGCGACCTCGGCCATGGCCAGTTCGACGGCGCGCAGCTGGTGGGCAATTTCGAACAGCTGGACCCGGCCAACACCTATTGGAAGAAGGGCTACCATCTGTATTCCCATATCGACCAGGAGCGCGGCCGCTTTCTGGAGTTCGAGCGCTGGTGGGGCGGCCATTATCTGCTCAACAAGGGCGAGATGGAGTGGATCAGCCAGAACCTGTTCGTCGGCAACCGCTTGAGCCGCGGCGAAGTGTATCTGGAGGATGGCCAGACCCGGATCGACCTCAGGCAGATCCGCTCGCCCATCATCGTGTTCGCCTCCTGGGGCGACAACATCACGCCGCCGCAACAGGCCTTGTACTGGATCGCCGACTTGTACAAGGACGTGGAAGACATCCGCAACAATGAGCAGACCATCGTCTACTGCCTGCACGAGCAGATCGGCCATCTCGGCATCTTCGTGTCGGCCGGCGTGGCCAATAAGGAGCACAGCGAGCTGGCCAGCGCGCTGGACCTGATAGATGTGCTGCCGCCCGGCCTGTACGAGGCGGTGATCACCGACACCTATCCGGAAACGCCGGGCCTGCAGTATCTGCAAGGCCGCTATTTGATCCGCTTCGAACCGCGCGAAGTGGCGGATGTCCTGGCGCTGGGCGACGGCCGCGACGGCGAGAAAGCCTTCCAGGTGGTGAAGCGGGTGGCCGAGATCAACCAGCAGCTGTACGACTGTTTCATTTCGCCATGGGTCAAGACCTTCAGCACGCCACAAACCGCGCACTGGCTGCGCGAATCGCATTTTTCCCGCGCCGAACGGAGCTGGTTTTCCAGCAACAACCCCTGGTTGTTCGCCTTGCCGGATTGGGCGGCCAAGGTGCGCGCGGCCAGGCAGCCGCTGGATAAGGCCAACCCGTTCTGGCAATGGCAGGAAACCGTGTCCGGCTGGACCGCGAGCGTGCTGGACGGCTGGCGCGACCAGCGCGACGCGCTCAAGGAAATGACTTTCCGCGCGGTGTACGACGCGCCGCTGACGGCGGCGATGGTGGGGCTGTCGCCCAGCCGGCCTTATGTGGTGCGCAATCAGCAGGCGGGTTGGGAGCGGCTGGAAATGCAGCGGCTCAAGCGCAAGGAGCTGGAGCAATTCTATTCCGAAGGCGGCGCGGTGGATGGTTTCCTGCGCCTGCTGATTTATGTGGCCATCGGCAACGGCGTGGTCGATGTGCGGCCGTTCAACGCCATCCGCCGCGTGATGCAGGATACTGGCCTGGGCGAAGAGCTGACGCTGGAGGCGTTCAAGCAGGCGGTGCGCCGCCAGACCTGGCTGGTGCGCAACGACGAAAAACGCGCGCTGGCCACCATTCGCGACTTGCTGCCGGGCGAGCAGCAGCGCGAGATGGCGCTGGAGCTGGTGATGCTGCTGCTGGCCGCGGCCGGCCCCATCAGCGTGGAAAAGCAGCAGCGGCTGGGGCGGGTGGCGCTGGCGATGGGCGTGGCCAAGCAAAAGCCCGATCCCGGCGAACTCTACCACGCGAAGCCCGTCGAGCCGCCTGAGGCGCCGGCGCCTTCCCCCGCCAAGCGCGCGCCGCGCAAGCGCAAAAGCAGCAGTTGA
- a CDS encoding YMGG-like glycine zipper-containing protein, which translates to MKKTYLALMLPALLAACATVPTGPTVAVMPAPGKPFEVFAQEEQQCRAYASASLGTDTNQAAASNMAGSMALGTVVGAAAGALIGGNHQGAGVGAGVGMLAGTAAGSSTSSYAGYDAQTRYNISYQQCMYAKGNQLPSQARPVHMAPRGYYYPPPSI; encoded by the coding sequence ATGAAGAAAACCTATCTCGCGCTGATGCTGCCGGCTTTGCTGGCAGCGTGCGCCACCGTGCCCACCGGCCCCACCGTCGCGGTGATGCCGGCGCCGGGCAAGCCGTTCGAAGTCTTCGCCCAGGAAGAGCAGCAATGCCGGGCCTATGCGTCCGCCAGCCTGGGCACCGACACCAACCAGGCGGCCGCCAGCAATATGGCGGGCAGCATGGCCTTGGGCACCGTGGTCGGAGCGGCGGCCGGCGCCTTGATCGGCGGCAATCACCAGGGCGCGGGCGTGGGCGCAGGGGTGGGCATGCTGGCCGGCACCGCCGCGGGCAGCTCGACCAGTTCTTATGCCGGTTACGACGCCCAAACCCGCTACAACATTTCCTATCAACAGTGCATGTACGCCAAGGGCAATCAGCTGCCCAGCCAGGCGCGACCGGTGCATATGGCGCCGCGCGGCTACTACTACCCGCCGCCGTCGATATAG
- a CDS encoding VF530 family DNA-binding protein has product MSHQANNPTHGVTLEKMLTELQAHFGWEGLSERVNIRCFSQDPSIKSSLTFLRRTPWARAQVEALFVEMKSRPADARPKLFGKKAS; this is encoded by the coding sequence ATGAGCCATCAAGCCAATAATCCCACTCACGGCGTCACGCTGGAGAAAATGCTGACTGAACTGCAAGCCCATTTCGGCTGGGAAGGGCTGTCGGAGCGGGTCAATATCCGCTGTTTCAGCCAGGACCCCAGCATCAAGTCCAGCCTGACCTTTCTGCGGCGCACGCCCTGGGCGCGCGCCCAGGTGGAGGCGCTGTTCGTCGAAATGAAGTCCCGCCCGGCGGATGCCCGCCCCAAGCTGTTCGGCAAGAAAGCTTCCTGA
- a CDS encoding putative quinol monooxygenase, producing MFPLIVTLAANTTDDIPAIAAALARMRPLCLAEPGCLLWEAYHSEADPKLFVLVEHWQSKGHWEAHGQLAAIQTIYLPEVLPRAARQAHPCERLSDAV from the coding sequence ATGTTTCCGCTGATTGTGACGCTGGCAGCGAATACGACCGACGACATCCCGGCCATCGCCGCCGCCTTGGCGCGGATGCGGCCGCTGTGCCTGGCGGAGCCGGGTTGTCTGTTGTGGGAGGCCTATCATTCCGAGGCCGATCCCAAACTGTTTGTCCTGGTGGAGCATTGGCAGAGCAAGGGCCATTGGGAGGCGCATGGCCAGCTAGCCGCCATCCAAACCATTTATTTGCCCGAAGTGCTGCCGCGCGCCGCGCGCCAGGCTCATCCCTGCGAAAGGCTATCGGATGCTGTCTGA
- a CDS encoding bifunctional 2',3'-cyclic-nucleotide 2'-phosphodiesterase/3'-nucleotidase: MKLSGLFAASLLSLAVSAAWAAPVQLRVLETSDVHMNLLAYDYYQDKPVADFGLERTASLIAAARAEAPNSLLIDNGDLLQGSPMGDLAAKIKPLKAGETHPAYKVLNALNYDAGNLGNHEFNYGLPFLQQSLKGAAYPYVNANVLDAKTGQPLFTPYALLKRELKDSEGKTHALTVGVIGFVPPQILQWDKNNLQGKVTVRDIVETARDYVPKMRAAGADIVIAVPHSGFEKGEQPRFAENAVSNLAEVAGIDAILFGHAHAEFPSPAFAGYPKVDLKAGTINGVPAVMPGRWGDHLGVIDLTLEQVNGKWQVVSRQAALRPIFDKQAKKPLVEADPRVKALVDAEHQATLDYVRGEVAATKRPIYSYFAQVADDPSVALVAEAQRWYMQRALQGTEYEKLPILSAAAPFKAGGRQGWNYYTDIPAGKLAIRNLADLYIYPNTIKAVKITGADVREWLEMSAGQFNRIDPKGAAAQALINPEFRSYNFDSLYGVSYQIDVTQPARYDGNGKLAAPDSHRIVKLSFQGKPIDAKQRFIVVTNNYRASGGGNFPGIAADKIVVDAPDENRAALASYLASKKVIDLGQGQSWRILPVAGVGLRFETGAGALRYLPEQKQFKLVKENGDGSATLELVK; this comes from the coding sequence GTGAAACTATCCGGACTCTTTGCCGCGTCTTTGCTCTCGCTCGCCGTTTCCGCCGCCTGGGCCGCGCCGGTCCAGCTGCGGGTGCTGGAAACCTCCGACGTCCACATGAACCTGCTGGCTTATGATTATTATCAGGACAAACCGGTGGCCGATTTCGGCCTGGAGCGCACCGCCAGCCTGATCGCCGCCGCGCGCGCCGAAGCGCCCAACAGCCTGCTGATCGACAACGGCGACCTGCTGCAGGGCAGCCCGATGGGCGATCTGGCGGCCAAGATCAAGCCGCTGAAGGCCGGTGAAACCCACCCGGCCTACAAAGTGCTGAATGCCCTGAACTACGACGCCGGCAATCTGGGCAACCACGAATTCAATTACGGCCTGCCCTTCCTGCAACAGTCGCTGAAGGGCGCGGCCTATCCCTACGTCAACGCCAATGTGTTGGACGCCAAGACCGGCCAGCCGCTGTTCACGCCCTACGCCCTGCTCAAGCGCGAACTGAAAGACAGCGAGGGCAAGACCCATGCGCTGACGGTGGGGGTGATAGGCTTCGTGCCGCCGCAGATCCTGCAATGGGACAAGAACAATCTGCAGGGCAAGGTGACAGTGCGCGACATCGTGGAAACCGCCCGCGACTACGTGCCCAAGATGCGCGCCGCCGGCGCCGACATCGTCATCGCGGTGCCGCACTCCGGCTTTGAAAAGGGCGAGCAGCCGCGCTTTGCCGAAAACGCGGTGTCGAATCTGGCCGAGGTGGCGGGCATCGACGCCATCCTGTTCGGCCATGCCCACGCCGAATTTCCTTCGCCAGCCTTTGCCGGCTATCCCAAGGTGGACTTGAAAGCCGGCACCATCAACGGGGTGCCGGCGGTGATGCCGGGCCGCTGGGGCGACCATCTGGGCGTGATCGACCTGACGCTGGAACAGGTGAACGGCAAATGGCAGGTGGTGTCGAGGCAAGCGGCTTTGCGGCCCATCTTCGACAAGCAGGCCAAGAAGCCGCTGGTGGAGGCCGACCCGCGGGTGAAGGCGCTGGTGGACGCCGAGCATCAGGCCACGCTGGACTATGTGCGCGGCGAGGTGGCGGCCACCAAGCGACCGATCTACAGCTATTTCGCCCAGGTGGCCGATGATCCGTCGGTGGCGCTGGTGGCCGAGGCGCAGCGCTGGTATATGCAGCGCGCGCTGCAAGGCACCGAATACGAGAAGCTGCCGATTCTATCCGCCGCCGCCCCGTTCAAGGCCGGCGGCCGCCAGGGCTGGAACTACTACACCGATATTCCGGCCGGCAAGCTGGCCATCCGCAACCTGGCCGACCTCTACATCTACCCCAACACCATCAAGGCGGTGAAGATCACCGGCGCCGATGTGCGCGAGTGGCTGGAGATGTCGGCCGGCCAGTTCAATCGCATCGACCCCAAGGGCGCGGCGGCGCAGGCGCTGATCAATCCGGAATTCCGCTCCTACAATTTCGACAGCCTGTACGGCGTGAGCTACCAGATCGACGTGACCCAGCCGGCGCGCTACGACGGCAACGGCAAGCTGGCCGCGCCGGACAGCCATCGCATCGTCAAGCTGAGCTTTCAGGGCAAGCCCATCGACGCCAAGCAGCGCTTCATTGTAGTGACCAACAACTACCGCGCCAGCGGCGGCGGCAACTTCCCCGGCATCGCCGCCGACAAGATCGTGGTGGACGCGCCGGACGAGAACCGCGCCGCGCTGGCCAGCTATCTCGCCAGCAAGAAGGTGATCGATCTGGGCCAGGGCCAAAGCTGGCGCATTCTGCCGGTGGCCGGCGTGGGCCTGCGCTTCGAAACCGGCGCCGGCGCCTTGCGCTATCTGCCCGAGCAGAAGCAGTTCAAGCTGGTGAAGGAGAACGGCGACGGCTCGGCCACGCTGGAGCTGGTGAAATAA
- a CDS encoding DUF6506 family protein encodes MALKAAFIFIAPQGDPSRHRSITETPEVQVATIAVSSYVQAAETARELAEQGCAAIELCGGFGHQGAALVAAAVGSLASVGVVRFDPHPLLGHRSGDELG; translated from the coding sequence ATGGCCTTGAAAGCCGCCTTTATCTTCATCGCCCCGCAGGGCGATCCCTCGCGACATCGTTCCATCACCGAGACGCCTGAAGTGCAAGTCGCCACCATCGCCGTCTCCAGCTACGTCCAAGCCGCGGAAACCGCGCGCGAACTGGCGGAGCAAGGCTGCGCCGCCATCGAGCTGTGCGGCGGCTTCGGCCACCAGGGCGCCGCTCTCGTCGCGGCAGCGGTCGGCTCGCTAGCGTCCGTAGGCGTGGTGCGCTTCGACCCTCATCCGCTGCTGGGCCACCGTTCCGGAGATGAATTGGGCTGA
- a CDS encoding ATP-binding protein, translating into MVEVESGRVLLLLSGAPGSGKSTLARRLAEALGWPCLDKDDFLEALFEERGVGDAAWRRALSREADARFLAVAQTAPRAVVCSWWRHPASGEASGTPVDGLLRSGHLVLELHCHCPAEAAAERFVQRRRHPGHLDARRDPADLLAQLRRAESLGPLGLGESLILDTTGQVDLMPALAWARSAIARARALADRPPQP; encoded by the coding sequence ATGGTTGAGGTGGAGTCTGGCCGCGTCTTGCTGTTGCTCAGCGGCGCGCCGGGCAGCGGCAAAAGCACGCTGGCGCGCCGCCTGGCCGAGGCCTTGGGCTGGCCATGTCTGGATAAAGATGATTTCCTGGAGGCGCTGTTCGAGGAGCGGGGCGTCGGCGATGCCGCTTGGCGTAGGGCGTTGAGCCGGGAGGCCGACGCGCGCTTTCTCGCCGTGGCGCAAACCGCCCCACGAGCCGTGGTCTGTTCTTGGTGGCGGCATCCCGCCTCTGGCGAGGCGTCAGGCACGCCTGTGGATGGGCTGCTGCGCTCAGGGCATCTGGTGCTGGAGCTGCATTGCCATTGCCCGGCCGAGGCGGCCGCCGAGCGTTTTGTCCAGCGCCGCCGCCATCCCGGCCATCTGGACGCGCGGCGCGATCCGGCGGATTTGCTCGCGCAGCTGCGGCGCGCCGAAAGTTTGGGGCCGCTGGGCTTGGGCGAGAGCCTGATTCTGGATACGACTGGGCAAGTCGATCTGATGCCGGCTCTGGCATGGGCGCGCAGCGCCATCGCCAGAGCCAGAGCCCTTGCCGATCGGCCGCCGCAACCGTAG
- a CDS encoding DinB family protein, with translation MLSDTMERPALLSQAYRHLLLALEEMPLFLEQALAELPSEAWGRQPERDRSPLLEHVWHLHDCEVDLYGLRIHKALSEELPWLPPMEVSDWPRERAYHLRDGAVGLAAFSSARQALLAELRALEPAQLGRSGIRGDGSSINILGLLELLADHDRDHRWRIAAILREFAGLHG, from the coding sequence ATGCTGTCTGATACGATGGAAAGACCGGCGTTGTTGAGCCAGGCCTACCGGCACCTGCTGCTGGCGCTGGAGGAAATGCCCTTGTTTTTGGAGCAGGCTTTGGCGGAGCTGCCATCCGAAGCCTGGGGGCGGCAGCCGGAGCGCGACCGTTCGCCCTTGCTGGAACATGTCTGGCATCTGCATGACTGCGAAGTGGATCTGTATGGCCTGCGCATTCATAAGGCGCTGAGCGAGGAACTGCCCTGGCTGCCGCCTATGGAGGTTTCCGACTGGCCGCGGGAGCGGGCCTATCATTTGCGCGACGGCGCGGTGGGCCTGGCTGCGTTCTCCAGCGCCCGCCAGGCGCTGCTGGCGGAATTGCGAGCCTTGGAGCCGGCGCAATTGGGCCGCAGCGGCATTCGCGGCGATGGCTCCAGCATCAATATCCTGGGTCTGCTGGAGCTACTGGCGGACCACGACCGCGACCACCGTTGGCGCATCGCCGCCATCTTGCGGGAATTCGCGGGCTTGCATGGTTGA
- a CDS encoding VOC family protein gives MLHHLSLGVADLDRARHFYDAALLELGFVPVWSHEEAAGYGEPGGGDRLALMREPDAAPPGPGFHLALAAPNREAVDRFHAAALAHGGRDNGAPGLRPHYGAHYYAAFVIDPDGHHIEAVINRP, from the coding sequence ATGCTGCACCATCTTTCCTTAGGCGTGGCGGACTTGGACCGCGCCCGCCATTTCTACGATGCGGCTCTGCTTGAGTTGGGTTTTGTGCCGGTTTGGTCGCATGAAGAGGCGGCGGGCTATGGCGAGCCGGGCGGCGGAGACCGGCTGGCGCTGATGCGGGAGCCGGACGCCGCGCCGCCGGGGCCGGGTTTTCATCTGGCCTTGGCCGCGCCCAACCGCGAGGCGGTGGATCGCTTTCATGCCGCGGCGCTGGCGCATGGCGGGCGGGACAACGGCGCGCCTGGGTTGCGCCCGCATTATGGTGCGCATTATTACGCCGCTTTCGTTATCGATCCGGACGGCCATCACATTGAAGCAGTGATCAATCGGCCCTAA
- a CDS encoding NUDIX domain-containing protein, giving the protein MKHRIAAGAIVEDQGRVLMVRRCKPGAYDFWAAPGGGAIDDEALAEAAAREVREECGLRVEIGALLCIEEFASPETRECKFWFRGRLLGGEIDCGAEEATREHIVEAAWLSREDFVGKTVFPPMLLQDDWREREQNLAAPRYVGLRRMEFY; this is encoded by the coding sequence GTGAAACATCGCATCGCCGCTGGCGCGATTGTGGAAGACCAAGGGCGCGTCTTGATGGTGCGCCGTTGCAAGCCGGGCGCGTACGACTTTTGGGCGGCGCCGGGCGGCGGCGCGATCGACGACGAAGCGCTGGCGGAGGCGGCCGCGCGCGAGGTGCGGGAGGAGTGCGGCTTGCGGGTGGAAATCGGCGCGTTGCTCTGTATCGAGGAGTTTGCCAGCCCGGAGACCCGCGAGTGCAAGTTCTGGTTCCGCGGCCGCTTGCTGGGCGGCGAGATCGATTGCGGCGCGGAAGAAGCGACGCGCGAGCACATTGTCGAGGCGGCTTGGCTGTCGCGCGAGGATTTCGTCGGCAAAACCGTGTTTCCGCCCATGCTATTGCAGGATGACTGGCGCGAGCGGGAGCAAAACTTGGCCGCGCCGCGCTATGTCGGTTTGCGGCGGATGGAATTTTACTGA
- a CDS encoding YkgJ family cysteine cluster protein translates to MADINRLETWIKYKNGLCGDCMGSCCTMPVEVKLPDLIRIGVVDEFELDEPIKNIAKRLEKQRVIQHFNFKNSLFTLAQRANGDCLYLDAKTRLCTIYDKRPNTCRNHPKIGPKPGFCAYTRNPAAQPR, encoded by the coding sequence GTGGCCGATATCAACCGCCTGGAAACCTGGATCAAATACAAAAACGGCCTGTGCGGCGACTGCATGGGCTCCTGTTGCACCATGCCGGTGGAGGTTAAGCTGCCGGACCTGATCCGCATCGGGGTGGTGGACGAGTTCGAGCTGGACGAGCCGATCAAGAACATCGCCAAGCGCTTGGAAAAACAGCGCGTCATCCAGCACTTCAATTTCAAGAACAGCCTGTTCACGCTGGCCCAGCGCGCCAACGGCGATTGCCTGTATCTGGACGCCAAGACCCGGCTGTGTACTATCTACGACAAGCGGCCCAACACCTGCCGCAATCATCCCAAGATCGGCCCCAAGCCCGGTTTTTGCGCCTATACCCGCAATCCTGCGGCGCAGCCGCGCTGA
- a CDS encoding DMT family transporter, whose product MQALYPLLAFLIGVVVPLQAAVNNQLRQLIGGSTLLAALVSFSVGCLTLCLLGLATGQRWQSLAALSRVEWWMLLGGVLGAGFVFGTTLLAPRLGVATMVSLIIAGQVCSSLLFDRFGWLAMPLRELSAARVVGAVLVVAGVLLVNFGDRWFGR is encoded by the coding sequence ATGCAAGCCCTATATCCCTTGTTGGCCTTCCTGATCGGCGTGGTGGTGCCGCTGCAGGCGGCGGTGAACAATCAACTCAGGCAACTGATAGGCGGCAGCACCTTGCTGGCGGCGCTGGTGTCGTTCAGCGTCGGCTGTTTGACCCTGTGCCTGCTCGGCCTCGCCACCGGCCAGCGTTGGCAAAGCCTGGCCGCCCTGTCGCGGGTGGAGTGGTGGATGTTGCTGGGCGGCGTGCTGGGCGCGGGGTTCGTGTTCGGCACCACCTTGCTGGCGCCCAGGCTGGGCGTGGCGACCATGGTGTCGCTGATCATCGCCGGCCAGGTTTGCTCTTCGCTGCTGTTCGACCGTTTCGGCTGGCTGGCCATGCCCTTGCGAGAGCTGAGCGCGGCGCGTGTGGTCGGCGCCGTGCTGGTGGTGGCGGGCGTGTTGCTGGTGAATTTCGGCGACCGCTGGTTTGGCCGCTGA
- a CDS encoding DUF4337 domain-containing protein, with protein MEVEISVEAEKKRLNSWVALTVVLLSVLMGLGKLKDDNIVQTRQLLKADAADAWSEYQAKKIKLHLTEAGLRQAEMLVLANPASAAALKPQQQQLRQEISRYKQESEALQRKAEGKEQGFEALNARHDLFDISDAALSIAVACAAVAALSANLLPLFAAWGFGALGMVFWLAGFAGWNLRIEWLVSLLG; from the coding sequence ATGGAAGTGGAAATCAGCGTCGAAGCGGAAAAAAAGCGGCTCAACAGCTGGGTGGCGCTCACCGTGGTGCTGCTGTCGGTGCTGATGGGCCTGGGCAAGCTGAAGGACGACAATATCGTCCAGACCCGGCAGCTGCTCAAGGCCGACGCCGCCGACGCCTGGTCGGAATACCAAGCCAAGAAGATCAAGCTGCATCTGACCGAGGCCGGCCTGCGCCAGGCCGAGATGCTGGTGCTGGCCAATCCCGCCAGCGCGGCGGCGTTAAAGCCGCAACAGCAGCAATTGCGCCAGGAGATCAGCCGCTACAAGCAGGAAAGCGAAGCGCTGCAGCGCAAGGCCGAGGGCAAGGAGCAGGGCTTTGAAGCGCTGAACGCGCGGCATGATCTGTTCGACATCAGCGACGCGGCCTTGTCCATCGCCGTGGCCTGCGCCGCCGTGGCGGCCTTGTCCGCCAATCTGCTGCCCTTGTTCGCCGCCTGGGGCTTCGGCGCTTTGGGCATGGTGTTCTGGCTGGCCGGTTTCGCCGGCTGGAATCTGCGCATCGAGTGGCTGGTGTCGCTGCTGGGCTGA